One Desulfuribacillus stibiiarsenatis DNA segment encodes these proteins:
- the tnpB gene encoding IS66 family insertion sequence element accessory protein TnpB (TnpB, as the term is used for proteins encoded by IS66 family insertion elements, is considered an accessory protein, since TnpC, encoded by a neighboring gene, is a DDE family transposase.), with protein ACGYTDMRKSIDGLAALVQETFGMDPFTPRLYLFCGRRRDRLKALLWEGDGFILLYKRLENGSFQWPRSTEQIKSLTWQELKWLLEGLAIEQPKAIKPVKPGAIC; from the coding sequence TTGCCTGTGGCTATACAGATATGCGCAAATCGATAGACGGTCTTGCTGCCCTTGTTCAAGAAACCTTCGGAATGGACCCTTTTACCCCTAGACTCTATCTGTTCTGTGGCAGAAGACGTGATCGCCTCAAAGCACTGCTTTGGGAAGGCGATGGATTCATCCTCTTGTATAAACGTCTTGAAAACGGAAGCTTCCAATGGCCCCGATCGACAGAGCAAATCAAATCTCTTACCTGGCAGGAATTGAAATGGTTATTAGAAGGCTTAGCAATTGAACAACCCAAGGCGATTAAACCAGTAAAACCAGGCGCAATTTGTTGA